Genomic segment of Agrobacterium larrymoorei:
GCGCGCCTCCGTCACCAGCTTCGCCAGCGCCGTCTCGACAGGCTCGGAAATGGCAAGCGTCAAAAGCCCTTCATCGGCAACCGCCGCATCGCGCAGGTAAGGAGATAGAGTAAAGGCATTGGCAACGAAATCCTTGAGCGGATCGTCACTTGCCAGCAAATCCGCAACAGCCGTTTCGCGTTTGGCGATATCCTTGAGGGAGGAAAGAACCGATTTCAGTTCCGTCTGCGTAAAGGTTCGGATTGCATCCAACCGCACCTCATCCAGCCGCATTTCGGCAGGCACTGCATCTGTCAATGTCTCTCTCCCTGACTGCGAGCCAATTGGAATGGCTTCTTACCCCTCCCTCATTCCTGTCCTTGTAGCAGGAATGAGGGAGAGAAAAATAACCCTAGAGCGTTTCCATTTAACAAGGAAACGCTCTAAGGTTTAGAAACAGGAAAGACCATCGAAACAGTAAGGCCCGGCGCTTGCCCGTTGTCAGCATCGGTATCGGAAAGCCGCAGCTCTCCGCCATGAAGCTCCATCACCGCCTCCACCAGTGAAAGCCCAAGACCCGTGCCGGGCTTGGAGCGGCTTTCATCCAGACGCACGAAACGTTTGATGACTTCGGCGCGCTTCTCCGGCGGCACGCCCGGCCCGTTATCGGCAACGGAAAGCACAATACCCTCGTCACTCTGGATAAGCCGCACGGCAAGCCGCTTCTCGCCCTCCTGACCACCCGCATATTTGATGGCGTTGTCGATGAGATTGGTCAGCGCCTGCCCGATAAGTTCGCGATTTCCCTGAACAACTAGCCCCGGCACGATATCCGCCGTCAGCGTCAGGCCTTCTTCCTCGGCCACCGGCTCGTAAAGCTCGGCGCTATCTTCGGCGATGGCGGAGATGTCGACATCCGTCATCTCGGCGGCAATGGAGCCAGCCTCGACGCGGGAGATCATCAGAAGCGCATTGAAGGTGCGGATCAGCTGGTCGGATTCGGCAATGATGCCTTCCAGCGCTGCGCGGCGTTTATCCTCGTCACGATCTTCCAGCGCACCGGCAGCCTTGTTGCGCAGCCGCGTCAGCGGGGTCTTCAGGTCGTGGGCAATATTGTCGGAAACCTGCCGCAGCCCCTCATTCAGCTTTTCGATCCGGCCAAGCATGGCGTTCAGCGAACCCGACAGACGGTCGAATTCGTCGCCCGAACGCCCCTGAGGCAGTCTCTGCGAAAGATCACCCCCCATGATTTTCTTGGTCGCCACCGACATGCGGTCGATGCGTTTCAGCGCGTTGCGGCCAATCGCGAACCAGATGATCAGCGCCCCGCCGCCCATGATGGCAAGCGCCACCATCAGCGCATTACGCACCAGCAGACGAAACTTCGTCGGCTCGCCCAGATCGCGCCCGACAAGAATGCGCAGGCCATTATCGAGAATGAAAATATTGGCCGTCGCCATATGCTTTATGCTGTCGCCGCTTTCGGAATAGCGCTCATAGGTGAAGGGAAAATCCGTCCAGCCTTCCTTGTCGAACACGCCCGGCTGCACCGAAGCCACGTTGCCCGCCAGAATTTCACCGTTGGGCCCGGCAATCACATAAAGGCTCGCGCCCGGCTGGCGGGCCCGGCGCTCCATCATTCTCAAAAGCGGGTTGATGCCGCCGCGATTGTAAATGCGCTGAACGTCGCCCACCTCCTGCAACACGGCATCGCGCGTCTGCTGGTTCAGCAGCCGCTCGGAAAGTGCCGTCACATAGAAAACGAGGAAGGCCGCGCAGAGCGCGAACAGCAGAATATAAAGCGCTGAAAGACGGACGGCGGTGGAGCTGAAGACAAGGCGCAGGCGTGGAGCCATCGGCTACCCTTCGTCCTTCATCATATAGCCCGCACCGCGAATGGTCTTCAGCAGCGGCTTGTCGAAGTCTTTCTCGATCTTGGACCGCAGCCGCGATACGTGTACGTCGATGACATTGGTCTGCGGGTCGAAGTGGTAGTCCCAGACATTTTCCAGCAACATGGTGCGCGTCACAACCTGCCCGGCATTCTTCATCAGATATTCCAGCAGCCG
This window contains:
- a CDS encoding sensor histidine kinase; amino-acid sequence: MAPRLRLVFSSTAVRLSALYILLFALCAAFLVFYVTALSERLLNQQTRDAVLQEVGDVQRIYNRGGINPLLRMMERRARQPGASLYVIAGPNGEILAGNVASVQPGVFDKEGWTDFPFTYERYSESGDSIKHMATANIFILDNGLRILVGRDLGEPTKFRLLVRNALMVALAIMGGGALIIWFAIGRNALKRIDRMSVATKKIMGGDLSQRLPQGRSGDEFDRLSGSLNAMLGRIEKLNEGLRQVSDNIAHDLKTPLTRLRNKAAGALEDRDEDKRRAALEGIIAESDQLIRTFNALLMISRVEAGSIAAEMTDVDISAIAEDSAELYEPVAEEEGLTLTADIVPGLVVQGNRELIGQALTNLIDNAIKYAGGQEGEKRLAVRLIQSDEGIVLSVADNGPGVPPEKRAEVIKRFVRLDESRSKPGTGLGLSLVEAVMELHGGELRLSDTDADNGQAPGLTVSMVFPVSKP